From Flavobacterium alkalisoli, the proteins below share one genomic window:
- a CDS encoding DUF4249 domain-containing protein yields MKNIKFILAIVTIAFFTSCEEVVDVDLETAPPRLVVDASLDWVKGTDGSEQTIRLTTTAGYYEPEVPVVSGATVFVTNSAGTIFDFVENPGTGLYNCINFEPVIGENYILTVISGGQTFKATETLYACPDITEIVQNNEGGFLGDAVEVRFFFQDNGEEDNWYLSRFDAPVIPYPDYDAIEDRFNQGNEIFNFFSDEDLEPGQVVNISLHSSSERYYNYMRQLIEIAEGGAGSGPFQVPPSTVRGNLVNQNDINNYALGYFRVTQAVKTDYTIQ; encoded by the coding sequence ATGAAAAATATAAAATTCATATTAGCAATAGTAACCATAGCCTTCTTCACTAGCTGTGAAGAGGTAGTTGATGTAGATCTTGAAACTGCACCACCACGCCTTGTTGTTGATGCTTCTCTTGACTGGGTTAAGGGTACCGATGGTAGCGAACAAACTATAAGACTAACCACTACAGCAGGATATTATGAGCCTGAAGTACCTGTTGTATCAGGTGCTACGGTATTTGTAACCAATTCAGCAGGAACAATATTCGATTTTGTTGAAAATCCGGGTACAGGACTTTATAACTGTATTAATTTTGAGCCTGTAATTGGTGAGAATTATATACTTACAGTAATTTCAGGGGGACAAACCTTTAAAGCTACAGAAACACTTTATGCCTGCCCTGATATTACTGAGATTGTACAGAACAACGAAGGAGGTTTTCTTGGTGACGCAGTGGAGGTACGATTCTTTTTCCAGGATAACGGAGAGGAAGACAACTGGTACCTGAGCCGTTTTGATGCTCCGGTTATTCCCTACCCTGACTATGATGCCATAGAAGACCGTTTTAATCAGGGGAATGAAATATTTAACTTTTTTAGTGATGAAGATCTGGAACCGGGTCAGGTTGTAAATATAAGTCTTCATAGTAGCTCTGAAAGGTATTATAACTATATGAGACAGCTAATCGAAATTGCCGAAGGGGGTGCGGGTAGTGGTCCGTTTCAGGTACCGCCGTCTACTGTAAGAGGTAATTTGGTTAATCAAAATGATATTAATAATTATGCTTTGGGGTACTTTCGTGTAACTCAGGCTGTAAAAACTGATTACACCATTCAATAA